In one window of Arctopsyche grandis isolate Sample6627 chromosome 6, ASM5162203v2, whole genome shotgun sequence DNA:
- the fru gene encoding sex determination protein fruitless isoform X3 produces the protein MDQQFCLRWNNHPHNLTDVLADLLQREALCDVTLACDGETVKAHQTILSACSPYFESIFLQNNHPHPIIFLKDVCFSIMKSLLDFMYKGEVNVGQNMLPMFLKTAESLQVRGLTENNTFNPKMEERSTPLTPTAENLSSSNREERSFPSEKRRRKNSSTGGSSLGAAASAGSNSCDSPHPHPLLMPSQSHPLLLDPPSSMQRHFSESQISLAYKGSPSLASSLKSHNKRGVDDEVGGRESANTPPPPAHSAPPAPPPPIKQENIDNSYHLPSSDMSLTIDWARLGTSAAPLTHEEEVGQAAIKWQSSPPAPPQPFQAESHSTLQRYLTQGRLPEPTTIPITPQDVPGPINYCTDTLNRRARPKESPRQDSVIQTSTTRVHATTRKGGRFRTNWLEQFDWLQYDEQMNIMFCIYCRRWSHELPDIRTSFVEGNGNFRLEIVNHHDKCKAHRLCRDREQRCAGDGGGGLQDDPR, from the exons ATGGATCAACAATTTTGCCTAAGGTGGAACAACCATCCACACAATTTGACTGATGTATTAGCGGACCTTTTACAGAGGGAAGCGCTGTGTGATGTCACACTCGCTTGTGATGGAGAGACAGTCAAG gctCATCAGACCATTTTGTCTGCATGTTCTCCCTATTTTGAGAGTATATTCTTACAAAATAATCATCCTCATCCAATTATTTTTCTAAAAGACGTTTGTTTTTCAATAATGAAGTCATTATTAGATTTTATGTATaag ggTGAAGTAAATGTTGGTCAAAATATGTTGCCAATGTTCCTCAAGACGGCTGAAAGCTTGCAAGTTAGGGGTTTAACAGAAAATAATACATTCAATCCAAag aTGGAAGAGAGAAGTACACCATTGACTCCAACCGCAGAAAATTTAAGTTCGAGTAATCGAGAGGAAAGATCTTTCCCGTCAGAAAAACGCCGCCGTAAAAATAGTTCTACCGGTGGTTCATCTTTAGGTGCAGCAGCAAGTGCTGGCTCCAACAGCTGTGATAGTCCACACCCTCATCCTTTACTAATGCCATCTCAATCGCACCCTTTACTTCTCGATCCTCCGTCGTCAATGCAGAGGCATTTCTCTGAATCGCAG ATATCATTGGCGTATAAGGGAAGTCCGTCATTAGCCAGTAGTCTTAAATCACACAATAAAAGAGGAGTGGATGATGAAGTTGGAGGGCGAGAGAGTGCAAACACACCTCCTCCTCCGGCCCATTCAGCACCTCCCGCACCACCACCACCCATTAAACAAGAGAATATTGACAATTCTTATCATCTGCCGTCGTCTGATATGTCACTG ACAATTGATTGGGCGAGACTAGGTACTAGCGCAGCGCCTCTCACTCATGAGGAAGAGGTGGGGCAGGCGGCGATAAAGTGGCAGTCTTCTCCTCCTGCCCCACCACAACCCTTCCAAGCTGAAAGTCACAGCACATTGCAGCGGTATCTCACTCAGGGAAGGTTACCCGAACCTACGACCATACCCATCACCCCACAAGACGTCCCCGGCCCTATTAATTATTGCACCGATACGCTCAACCGTCGGGCACGACCCAAAGAATCCCCGCGGCAGGATTCAGTCATTCAAACTTCGACGACCCGAGTTCACGCGACTACCAGAAAAGGTGGACGCTTTCGCACCAATTGGTTAGAGCAATTCGATTGGTTGCAGTACgacgaacaaatgaatattatgtTTTGTATATACTGTCGCCGGTGGTCACACGAGCTTCCAGATATACGCACTTCGTTTGTCGAAGGAAACGGCAACTTTCGTCTCGAAATTGTGAACCACCACGACAAGTGTAAAGCTCACAGACTATGTCGTGATCGTGAACAAAGGTGCGCCGGAGACGGAGGCGGTGGACTGCAAGATGATCCGCGATGa
- the fru gene encoding sex determination protein fruitless isoform X2 has protein sequence MLRTPAGEHHDLSSLPLPDLRSRAVAITHGDGPSRRPDHPLPAPSVTPASTMDQQFCLRWNNHPHNLTDVLADLLQREALCDVTLACDGETVKAHQTILSACSPYFESIFLQNNHPHPIIFLKDVCFSIMKSLLDFMYKGEVNVGQNMLPMFLKTAESLQVRGLTENNTFNPKMEERSTPLTPTAENLSSSNREERSFPSEKRRRKNSSTGGSSLGAAASAGSNSCDSPHPHPLLMPSQSHPLLLDPPSSMQRHFSESQISLAYKGSPSLASSLKSHNKRGVDDEVGGRESANTPPPPAHSAPPAPPPPIKQENIDNSYHLPSSDMSLTIDWARLGTSAAPLTHEEEVGQAAIKWQSSPPAPPQPFQAESHSTLQRYLTQGRLPEPTTIPITPQDVPGPINYCTDTLNRRARPKESPRQDSVIQTSTTRVHATTRKGGRFRTNWLEQFDWLQYDEQMNIMFCIYCRRWSHELPDIRTSFVEGNGNFRLEIVNHHDKCKAHRLCRDREQRCAGDGGGGLQDDPR, from the exons CTCCTTCAGTGACACCGGCTTCCACGATGGATCAACAATTTTGCCTAAGGTGGAACAACCATCCACACAATTTGACTGATGTATTAGCGGACCTTTTACAGAGGGAAGCGCTGTGTGATGTCACACTCGCTTGTGATGGAGAGACAGTCAAG gctCATCAGACCATTTTGTCTGCATGTTCTCCCTATTTTGAGAGTATATTCTTACAAAATAATCATCCTCATCCAATTATTTTTCTAAAAGACGTTTGTTTTTCAATAATGAAGTCATTATTAGATTTTATGTATaag ggTGAAGTAAATGTTGGTCAAAATATGTTGCCAATGTTCCTCAAGACGGCTGAAAGCTTGCAAGTTAGGGGTTTAACAGAAAATAATACATTCAATCCAAag aTGGAAGAGAGAAGTACACCATTGACTCCAACCGCAGAAAATTTAAGTTCGAGTAATCGAGAGGAAAGATCTTTCCCGTCAGAAAAACGCCGCCGTAAAAATAGTTCTACCGGTGGTTCATCTTTAGGTGCAGCAGCAAGTGCTGGCTCCAACAGCTGTGATAGTCCACACCCTCATCCTTTACTAATGCCATCTCAATCGCACCCTTTACTTCTCGATCCTCCGTCGTCAATGCAGAGGCATTTCTCTGAATCGCAG ATATCATTGGCGTATAAGGGAAGTCCGTCATTAGCCAGTAGTCTTAAATCACACAATAAAAGAGGAGTGGATGATGAAGTTGGAGGGCGAGAGAGTGCAAACACACCTCCTCCTCCGGCCCATTCAGCACCTCCCGCACCACCACCACCCATTAAACAAGAGAATATTGACAATTCTTATCATCTGCCGTCGTCTGATATGTCACTG ACAATTGATTGGGCGAGACTAGGTACTAGCGCAGCGCCTCTCACTCATGAGGAAGAGGTGGGGCAGGCGGCGATAAAGTGGCAGTCTTCTCCTCCTGCCCCACCACAACCCTTCCAAGCTGAAAGTCACAGCACATTGCAGCGGTATCTCACTCAGGGAAGGTTACCCGAACCTACGACCATACCCATCACCCCACAAGACGTCCCCGGCCCTATTAATTATTGCACCGATACGCTCAACCGTCGGGCACGACCCAAAGAATCCCCGCGGCAGGATTCAGTCATTCAAACTTCGACGACCCGAGTTCACGCGACTACCAGAAAAGGTGGACGCTTTCGCACCAATTGGTTAGAGCAATTCGATTGGTTGCAGTACgacgaacaaatgaatattatgtTTTGTATATACTGTCGCCGGTGGTCACACGAGCTTCCAGATATACGCACTTCGTTTGTCGAAGGAAACGGCAACTTTCGTCTCGAAATTGTGAACCACCACGACAAGTGTAAAGCTCACAGACTATGTCGTGATCGTGAACAAAGGTGCGCCGGAGACGGAGGCGGTGGACTGCAAGATGATCCGCGATGa
- the fru gene encoding sex determination protein fruitless isoform X1 has product MCESKQPQPQPRRTYNVRTVRIGHRKLDRVCFRAVRVSSGCRVSFSSAVGSSPSVTPASTMDQQFCLRWNNHPHNLTDVLADLLQREALCDVTLACDGETVKAHQTILSACSPYFESIFLQNNHPHPIIFLKDVCFSIMKSLLDFMYKGEVNVGQNMLPMFLKTAESLQVRGLTENNTFNPKMEERSTPLTPTAENLSSSNREERSFPSEKRRRKNSSTGGSSLGAAASAGSNSCDSPHPHPLLMPSQSHPLLLDPPSSMQRHFSESQISLAYKGSPSLASSLKSHNKRGVDDEVGGRESANTPPPPAHSAPPAPPPPIKQENIDNSYHLPSSDMSLTIDWARLGTSAAPLTHEEEVGQAAIKWQSSPPAPPQPFQAESHSTLQRYLTQGRLPEPTTIPITPQDVPGPINYCTDTLNRRARPKESPRQDSVIQTSTTRVHATTRKGGRFRTNWLEQFDWLQYDEQMNIMFCIYCRRWSHELPDIRTSFVEGNGNFRLEIVNHHDKCKAHRLCRDREQRCAGDGGGGLQDDPR; this is encoded by the exons ATGTGCGAATCAAAACAACCCCAACCCCAACCCCGTCGTACGTATAACGTACGTACGGTGCGTATCGGACACCGGAAACTGGATCGAGTGTGTTTTCGTGCAGTGCGTGTGTCTTCCGGGTGCCGCGTGTCCTTCTCCTCCGCCGTGGGTTCGT CTCCTTCAGTGACACCGGCTTCCACGATGGATCAACAATTTTGCCTAAGGTGGAACAACCATCCACACAATTTGACTGATGTATTAGCGGACCTTTTACAGAGGGAAGCGCTGTGTGATGTCACACTCGCTTGTGATGGAGAGACAGTCAAG gctCATCAGACCATTTTGTCTGCATGTTCTCCCTATTTTGAGAGTATATTCTTACAAAATAATCATCCTCATCCAATTATTTTTCTAAAAGACGTTTGTTTTTCAATAATGAAGTCATTATTAGATTTTATGTATaag ggTGAAGTAAATGTTGGTCAAAATATGTTGCCAATGTTCCTCAAGACGGCTGAAAGCTTGCAAGTTAGGGGTTTAACAGAAAATAATACATTCAATCCAAag aTGGAAGAGAGAAGTACACCATTGACTCCAACCGCAGAAAATTTAAGTTCGAGTAATCGAGAGGAAAGATCTTTCCCGTCAGAAAAACGCCGCCGTAAAAATAGTTCTACCGGTGGTTCATCTTTAGGTGCAGCAGCAAGTGCTGGCTCCAACAGCTGTGATAGTCCACACCCTCATCCTTTACTAATGCCATCTCAATCGCACCCTTTACTTCTCGATCCTCCGTCGTCAATGCAGAGGCATTTCTCTGAATCGCAG ATATCATTGGCGTATAAGGGAAGTCCGTCATTAGCCAGTAGTCTTAAATCACACAATAAAAGAGGAGTGGATGATGAAGTTGGAGGGCGAGAGAGTGCAAACACACCTCCTCCTCCGGCCCATTCAGCACCTCCCGCACCACCACCACCCATTAAACAAGAGAATATTGACAATTCTTATCATCTGCCGTCGTCTGATATGTCACTG ACAATTGATTGGGCGAGACTAGGTACTAGCGCAGCGCCTCTCACTCATGAGGAAGAGGTGGGGCAGGCGGCGATAAAGTGGCAGTCTTCTCCTCCTGCCCCACCACAACCCTTCCAAGCTGAAAGTCACAGCACATTGCAGCGGTATCTCACTCAGGGAAGGTTACCCGAACCTACGACCATACCCATCACCCCACAAGACGTCCCCGGCCCTATTAATTATTGCACCGATACGCTCAACCGTCGGGCACGACCCAAAGAATCCCCGCGGCAGGATTCAGTCATTCAAACTTCGACGACCCGAGTTCACGCGACTACCAGAAAAGGTGGACGCTTTCGCACCAATTGGTTAGAGCAATTCGATTGGTTGCAGTACgacgaacaaatgaatattatgtTTTGTATATACTGTCGCCGGTGGTCACACGAGCTTCCAGATATACGCACTTCGTTTGTCGAAGGAAACGGCAACTTTCGTCTCGAAATTGTGAACCACCACGACAAGTGTAAAGCTCACAGACTATGTCGTGATCGTGAACAAAGGTGCGCCGGAGACGGAGGCGGTGGACTGCAAGATGATCCGCGATGa